The sequence CGATCGGTCCGTCGTCGGGAAGAACGAGCTGTTCGTCTCCCGCCAGTTCCGGGCTTGCGCGATCGTAGATCAGCTTGTTCTGCGCGACTTCGGTGTCCCCCGGGGTCGCGGCGGGCTGCACCTTGGTCGGGCCCTCGTCGGCAGCGATGACGCGCGGCGCGCCATCGCTGGACGAGCCGCTGCCACCCTTCAGCGCAAGCGCGCCGAGGCCGCCAGCGAGCACGACGCCAAGCGCGACGGCAGCGATGACCAGACCCTTGCGCGAACGGCGCGGCTCGGCAAAGCGCTCCGCGCGGGCATGGCGCTCGTCGTAGCTGTCGTCCTCATAACTGGCGTTGGGATCGTCGCCATATTCGTTGTCATAGCCGGCCGAATAATCATCGGCGCCATTCTCCTGGCCCGGATGATACTCGCCCTGCGCATAGCCGCCGGCGTGAAGCCCCGGCTGTCCACGCTCGCGACCATAATCCGTCGCACCGGCATAGGCGGTGCCGGCATAGGGATCTTCTTCTTCGAGAGCGGGCTGGACGTAAGGATCCTGCGTGTAGCGCGGCTCCGGCTGCGGATGGCGCGGCTCGGCCTGGCGCGGCGGCTGGGCCGCCTGCCATTGCGGCGGCGCCGCCGGCGCACCGGGGCGCAGTCGCATGTGATCGAAGCCCTCGTCGCGCGACTGCACCGCACGCGGGGGCTGCGGCTCGACCTGGAGCGGACGGCCAGACGCCAAGCGAACCGCCGGATCGAAGGACGTCTGAAGATCGTTCATCAGTTCGGATTCGAGATCGAATGACGTATCCCGCACGTTCGGCTGCTGCGCCGACCGCACCACGGGCGCCGCGACAGGCTGCCGTCCGCCCACGATGTCGTCAAAACTGGAATTGCCGGAAACAATGCGGGCCAGTTCAACCAGCGGATCATCTTCAGCCTGTGCGGGCGGCTCGTTGCGCCGCCCGGTGTTCCCGTCCAGCGGCGCAGGCCGCCGCGAGAACGAATTATCGTAGCGATCTGGCATCGCGCTCCACTTTCCGCCTCATCCGGTGCTGCTCGTCAAAATTCGACGCCAGGCTCCTGGCAGAGACTTCACCGCATCTCTTCGGGCGCATCGACTCCGAGCACCAGCAAACCGGATGACAGCACCAGCTTTGTGGCATGAACAAGGGCGAGCCGGGCCGCGGTCAACTGTGGTTGTTCAGGGTTAATAAACCGTAATTGCGGCAGATCCTTGCCGCGATTCCACTGTTGATGAAACTCTGCTGCAAGTTCGTAGAGGTAAAACGCTACGCGGTGCGGCTCATGCGCTTCGGCGGCGGATTCGATGATTCGGGGGAACTCCGCCAGCCGCCGCTGCAGGCTGATCTCGCCCGCGTCGTCGAGCAGCGATAGGTCCGCGCCGGCAAGGGCCGCGCCGGAGAGGTCGAGTGCCGGCAGGTCCTGCGCCGCGTTGCGCAGGATCGACGCCGCGCGGGCATGGCCATACTGGACGTAGAAGACCGGATTGTCCTTCGACTGCTCCGTCACCTTCTGGAAGTCGAAATCGAGCGGCGCGTCGCTCTTGCGGTAGAGCATCATGAAGCGCACCGCGTCACGGCCGACTTCCTCAACCACGTCGCGCAGCGTGACGAAATCTCCGGAGCGCTTCGACATGCGGACCGGCTCTCCGGCGCGGTAGAGCTTCACGAGCTGGCAAAGCAGGACGTCGACCGATGCCGCCCCGCCGGAGATGGCGCGGCCGACCGCCTGCAGGCGCTTCACATAGCCGCCGTGATCGGCGCCCAGCACATAGATCATCTGCCGGAAGCCGCGGTCGAACTTGTCCTTGAAGTAGGCCACGTCGCCGGCGAAATAGGTGTAGCTGCCGTCCGACTTCACCAGGGGCCGGTCGATGTCGTCGCCGACATCGGTGGCGCGGAACAGAAGCTGCTCGCGGTCTTCCCAGTCGTCGGGAAGCTGCCCCTTCGGCGGCGGCAGCGTGCCGCTATAGACGAAGCCCTTCTTCTCCATGTCGGCGATCGTCGCGCCGATCTTGCCGCCATTCTCGCCGCTCAGCGTCTTCTCCGAGAGGAAGACGTCATGATGGACGTTGAGCAGGGCGAGATCGTCGCGGATCATCAGCATCATGGCGCTGATCGCCGCCTCACGGACGAGCGGCAGCCATTCGGCTTCCGGCATGTCGAGGAGCTTGCGGCCATGCACGTCGGCCAACGCGGCGCCGACCGGCTTCAGATAGTCGCCCGGATACAGGCCTTCCGGAATGGTGATCTCTTCGCCAAGCGCTTCGCGGTAGCGCAGGAAGGCGGAGCGGGCGAGCACGTCGACCTGCCCGCCCGCATCGTTGATGTAATATTCCTTGGTAACGTCGTAGCCGCCCCAATCGAGCAGATTGGCCAGCGCGTCGCCGACGACGGCGCCACGGCAATGGCCGACATGCATCGGGCCGGTCGGATTGGCCGAGACATATTCGACATTGACCTTGAGGGCGCCGCCGATGCGGCTGCGGCCATAGTCACTGCCAGCCCGGATCAGTGACTTCAGGGCATGGGCCCGATAGGGGGCTGCCAGCGTCAGATTGATGAAGCCGGGGCCGGCGACCTCGACCGAGGCCACGTCCTCGTCGTCGCGCAGCCGCCCGGCAATCGCTTCGGCCAGATCGCGGGGCTTGAGGCCCAAGGGCTTGGCCAGCACCATCGCGGCATTGGTCGCGAGGTCGCCATGCGCGGCATCGCGCGGCGGCTCGACGACGATGCGCGAGAGATCGACGGGGGCGCTGTCGCGCGCGGCCAGGATGACCTCGACGGCCGAGGTGACGCGTGCGGTGAAGTCGCGGAAAATATTCATAGCGGGATACAGCCCTTCGGGCGGAAGGAAAATTCTTGCAGCGCGCCTAACCCAAATCGGGCGAAGCGTCAAACAGACGGTGATGCTCACGCAACGCATAACGGTCGGTCATGCCGGCGAGAAAATCGGAAATGCGCCGTGCGCGACGCTCGGTATCCACCGGATCCAGGCCGATCTGCCACTCCGGCGGCAGCGCGTCGGGATCGCGCCAATAGCGTTCGAACAGCCGCTCCACCACGCCCTCCGCCGCCGTCATCACCTGCATGACGCGGGTATGGCGATAGACGTTGTGCCACAGATGCGTCTTGATGGCCTTGTCTGCAGCCACCAGCCCGCCGGAAAAGGCGATCATAGGCCGCCCGGCATGGCGCAGCGCGTCGGCGGAGGTCGGATTGGTTTCGGCAAGCCGCCGCAATGCTTCCGCGATCACGTCCTCGATCATGCGGGTGATGACGCGGCGAACCACCTCGTTTACAAGGCGCGGCTTTTCCAGCCCCGGATGCTCGGCCTCGATCGCATCCAGGATCTCGCGCAGGAAATCGACCTCACGCAGGCCGTCGACGGTCAGCAGCCCTGCCCGCAATCCGTCATCGATATCGTGGGCGTCATAGGCGATATCGTCGGCGATCGCCGCCGCCTGCGCTTCCGCCGAGGCATAGGTCGCAAGCTGGAGATCCTGCTCTGCGGTATAGGCCAGAATGGCAGCCGGCAGATCCTTGCCCTCATAGCTGCCGACGCCCCTGCCCTCGGCATCGACCAGGGGGCCATTATGCTTGACCAGCCCCTCCAGTGCCTCCCAGGACAGATTCAGCCCGTCGAAATGCGGATAGCGCCGTTCCAGCTTGGTGACGACGCGAAGGCTCTGGGCGTTGTGGTCGAAGCCACCATGCCCTGCCATCATCCGGTCCAGCGCCCGCTCGCCGGCATGGCCGAACGGCGTGTGGCCGAGATCGTGCGACAGCGCGATCGCCTCGGCGAGGTCCTCGTCGAGGCGCAGCGCGCGCGCCAGAGCCCGGGCGATCTGCGCCACCTCGATGGTGTGCGTCAGCCGGGTACGGTAATGGTCGCCCTCGTCGAACAGGAAAACCTGCGTCTTGTCCTTCAGCCGACGGAAGGCGGTGGAATGGACGATGCGGTCGCGATCCCTCTGATAGGGCGTGCGCGTCGGGCTTTCCGGTTCGCGATACAAGCGACCGCGGCTTGCCGAGGGATCGACCGCGAAGGCGGCATGCGGACCGATGCCGAAGCCGATCTGGCCTTCCATAGACGCTCCTCTTCCAGCGTGCATTGCACTGCAGCGATTGACTCCGCCAATCGCATTCCTAACTATCGGGTTCGGGCACCTGCAGGGTACCCCTATTTTCGGAAGCAGCCATGACCACTGAAACGCTCGACGTCACCTTGTCCGACCGCGCTGCCAAGCGCATCGCCCGCATCCTTTCGAAGGAACCGAGCGGCACGGCCTTGCGCGTCACCGTCTCCGGCGGCGGCTGCTCCGGCTTCCAGTATGGCTTCGACCTCGATGCCGAACGGGCCGAGGACGATCTGGTGATCGAGAAGAACGGCGCCACGGTGCTGATCGACCAGATCTCGCTGCCCTACATGGACGGCTCCGAGATCGACTTCGTCGATGACGTGATCGGCCAGTCCTTCCAGATCCGCAATCCCCACGCGACCGCCTCCTGCGGCTGCGGCACCAGCTTCGCGCTCTAGGGAGTCTGCCAGGGATTAACGAGAGGCACACCGGTTCCCTCGAAATCGCCTGTGTTACGCGTCACCACAGTCATTCCGTGAACCAGAGCCGTCGCGGCGATGTAAGCG is a genomic window of Kaistia defluvii containing:
- the erpA gene encoding iron-sulfur cluster insertion protein ErpA, translated to MTTETLDVTLSDRAAKRIARILSKEPSGTALRVTVSGGGCSGFQYGFDLDAERAEDDLVIEKNGATVLIDQISLPYMDGSEIDFVDDVIGQSFQIRNPHATASCGCGTSFAL
- a CDS encoding deoxyguanosinetriphosphate triphosphohydrolase, with the protein product MEGQIGFGIGPHAAFAVDPSASRGRLYREPESPTRTPYQRDRDRIVHSTAFRRLKDKTQVFLFDEGDHYRTRLTHTIEVAQIARALARALRLDEDLAEAIALSHDLGHTPFGHAGERALDRMMAGHGGFDHNAQSLRVVTKLERRYPHFDGLNLSWEALEGLVKHNGPLVDAEGRGVGSYEGKDLPAAILAYTAEQDLQLATYASAEAQAAAIADDIAYDAHDIDDGLRAGLLTVDGLREVDFLREILDAIEAEHPGLEKPRLVNEVVRRVITRMIEDVIAEALRRLAETNPTSADALRHAGRPMIAFSGGLVAADKAIKTHLWHNVYRHTRVMQVMTAAEGVVERLFERYWRDPDALPPEWQIGLDPVDTERRARRISDFLAGMTDRYALREHHRLFDASPDLG
- a CDS encoding SPOR domain-containing protein; the protein is MPDRYDNSFSRRPAPLDGNTGRRNEPPAQAEDDPLVELARIVSGNSSFDDIVGGRQPVAAPVVRSAQQPNVRDTSFDLESELMNDLQTSFDPAVRLASGRPLQVEPQPPRAVQSRDEGFDHMRLRPGAPAAPPQWQAAQPPRQAEPRHPQPEPRYTQDPYVQPALEEEDPYAGTAYAGATDYGRERGQPGLHAGGYAQGEYHPGQENGADDYSAGYDNEYGDDPNASYEDDSYDERHARAERFAEPRRSRKGLVIAAVALGVVLAGGLGALALKGGSGSSSDGAPRVIAADEGPTKVQPAATPGDTEVAQNKLIYDRASPELAGDEQLVLPDDGPIDEAPASNESPASREIARIILPGAPGDASNPSSIDDLAGGAAATPAAPSDADAGPRKVRTVVVKPDGTIISSEAQPRTAGAPTDTSAPARSATPVATTPEAAAPVDEPVQTADAEPEAPAAATPPKDVSQLAAPAAAPAKPRVQPAAAAPAAATRAPTSGGFVVQVASQRTEEAAIASYKAMQRKFSSVFGSQEPNVVRADLGAKGIYYRARVGPMATRDQAVSFCESLRAAGGDCIVQKN
- the argS gene encoding arginine--tRNA ligase; the encoded protein is MNIFRDFTARVTSAVEVILAARDSAPVDLSRIVVEPPRDAAHGDLATNAAMVLAKPLGLKPRDLAEAIAGRLRDDEDVASVEVAGPGFINLTLAAPYRAHALKSLIRAGSDYGRSRIGGALKVNVEYVSANPTGPMHVGHCRGAVVGDALANLLDWGGYDVTKEYYINDAGGQVDVLARSAFLRYREALGEEITIPEGLYPGDYLKPVGAALADVHGRKLLDMPEAEWLPLVREAAISAMMLMIRDDLALLNVHHDVFLSEKTLSGENGGKIGATIADMEKKGFVYSGTLPPPKGQLPDDWEDREQLLFRATDVGDDIDRPLVKSDGSYTYFAGDVAYFKDKFDRGFRQMIYVLGADHGGYVKRLQAVGRAISGGAASVDVLLCQLVKLYRAGEPVRMSKRSGDFVTLRDVVEEVGRDAVRFMMLYRKSDAPLDFDFQKVTEQSKDNPVFYVQYGHARAASILRNAAQDLPALDLSGAALAGADLSLLDDAGEISLQRRLAEFPRIIESAAEAHEPHRVAFYLYELAAEFHQQWNRGKDLPQLRFINPEQPQLTAARLALVHATKLVLSSGLLVLGVDAPEEMR